From Spirosoma agri, one genomic window encodes:
- a CDS encoding SDR family oxidoreductase: MELRGKVVLITGGAAGIGLEAAKQFLANGASVLITGRNPAKLEAAKKLYPALITINSDVSSADDARQLVSQVRQLGGIDILYNNAGVLTEPLSLAVPSEKHVEDAAYEMNVNYLGVIRLNNLFMDILTARSESAIINTTSILSYVPSILEATYSASKVALRFYTESLRKHLKIVNSPVKVFELIPPVVATEMTADRTDKKITTDVLVNALINGLKTNQLTIRVGDTKSLYVLNRLSPKLADKLVNPTKSYQLLRP; this comes from the coding sequence ATGGAATTACGAGGGAAGGTAGTATTGATCACTGGTGGAGCAGCCGGTATCGGCCTAGAAGCCGCTAAACAGTTTTTAGCCAATGGAGCAAGCGTACTGATCACGGGTAGAAACCCGGCGAAATTAGAAGCCGCTAAAAAATTGTATCCGGCACTGATTACCATCAACAGTGATGTTTCCAGCGCTGATGATGCGCGTCAACTCGTCAGCCAGGTGCGGCAATTAGGCGGAATCGATATTCTATACAACAATGCGGGTGTTCTGACTGAACCACTCAGTCTGGCTGTACCAAGTGAGAAACATGTGGAGGATGCGGCTTATGAAATGAATGTCAACTACCTGGGTGTCATTCGCCTGAATAATCTGTTCATGGACATACTTACGGCCAGATCAGAAAGCGCTATTATCAACACAACCTCTATTCTGAGCTATGTACCCTCTATACTGGAAGCGACCTACTCTGCGTCCAAGGTAGCACTGCGTTTCTATACCGAATCGCTCCGGAAACATTTGAAAATTGTGAACAGTCCAGTAAAGGTGTTCGAGCTTATCCCCCCCGTGGTGGCCACCGAAATGACTGCGGATCGGACAGACAAAAAAATAACTACCGACGTGCTGGTCAATGCCCTCATCAATGGGCTCAAGACGAACCAGTTGACCATCCGCGTCGGCGACACGAAATCGCTTTATGTACTCAACCGGCTTTCGCCCAAACTGGCTGATAAGCTGGTTAACCCAACGAAAAGTTACCAGTTGCTGCGCCCTTAA
- a CDS encoding helix-turn-helix transcriptional regulator, whose translation MLIKRAIDTSKTTVFGYLNQFKMEKAKDLLTAGQTKISAIARSLGYKHATHFTAAFKKYFGFLPHKIKMSVLMPFIELDTDFVLLLEMFG comes from the coding sequence GTGCTTATCAAACGAGCAATAGATACCAGCAAGACGACCGTATTTGGCTATTTGAATCAGTTTAAAATGGAAAAAGCGAAAGACCTTCTGACGGCAGGGCAAACAAAAATTTCGGCTATCGCCCGCTCATTAGGTTACAAACACGCAACCCATTTCACGGCAGCGTTCAAAAAATACTTCGGCTTTCTGCCCCATAAGATCAAGATGAGTGTTCTTATGCCCTTCATCGAACTGGATACCGATTTTGTTCTCTTGCTGGAAATGTTTGGCTGA
- a CDS encoding TetR/AcrR family transcriptional regulator, with the protein MLTKSERTKQFILETAAPLFNQRGIAGVHIDDVLAATKLTKGCLYGHFESKEDLSFQVIDLLLAKMSEQIGITISKADTAKGKLFAFLDLYKNPLDTYIRGGCPIFNTAVESDDNYPPVKEKVAGVIRRGQELAVTILNQGIESGEFSPDLDAAVYAFKMVAAVEGGVVMCRAMNTAKPMQGLIKSLKAELDSYSV; encoded by the coding sequence ATGCTTACCAAGTCAGAACGCACGAAACAGTTTATACTGGAAACAGCAGCTCCTTTGTTCAACCAGAGAGGGATAGCCGGTGTCCACATCGACGATGTGCTGGCCGCTACCAAACTGACTAAGGGTTGCCTATACGGCCATTTCGAGAGTAAAGAAGATCTCTCGTTTCAAGTTATTGACCTTCTACTGGCCAAAATGAGTGAGCAGATCGGGATAACCATCAGTAAAGCCGATACTGCTAAGGGGAAACTATTTGCGTTTCTTGATCTCTACAAAAACCCTTTGGATACGTATATACGGGGTGGCTGCCCCATTTTTAATACAGCCGTAGAATCCGATGACAATTATCCGCCCGTCAAAGAAAAAGTCGCTGGCGTTATACGAAGGGGGCAGGAATTGGCCGTCACCATCTTAAATCAAGGCATTGAAAGCGGTGAGTTTTCTCCTGATCTTGATGCCGCTGTATATGCCTTCAAGATGGTGGCCGCCGTTGAAGGAGGGGTTGTCATGTGCCGCGCTATGAATACGGCGAAACCTATGCAGGGGCTCATCAAAAGCCTGAAAGCGGAGTTGGACAGTTATTCTGTCTAG
- a CDS encoding NADP-dependent oxidoreductase has product MKAFAINRYTEKGPLQATDIPEPVLQDKDVLVQVHAAGVNQLDSKIRDGEFKLLLPYRFPLILGNDVAGVITQIGVGVRKFKVGDEIYARPDKDRIGTFAEFIALSEDDTAMKPRNLTMEEAASIPLVGLTAWQALVEKADLKKGQNVFIQAGSGGVGTFAIQLAKHLGATVATTTSADNRELVKSLGADVVIDYRKENFETILHDYDVVLNSQDQKTLEKSLRILKPGGKLISISGPPDPAFASEIGLNWLLKTVLFFLSYSTRKKAKRYGVDYSFLFMKASGSQLTKITSLIESGIIRPVVDKLFPFKSTNDALAYVESGRAKGKVVVQVK; this is encoded by the coding sequence ATGAAAGCATTTGCTATAAATCGGTATACCGAAAAGGGGCCGTTACAGGCTACTGACATACCAGAGCCCGTATTGCAGGATAAGGACGTACTGGTCCAGGTTCACGCAGCGGGTGTCAATCAACTTGATTCAAAAATAAGGGATGGCGAGTTCAAGCTTCTTCTGCCGTATCGCTTTCCACTCATTTTAGGCAACGATGTGGCGGGAGTTATTACCCAGATCGGCGTTGGTGTCCGGAAGTTCAAGGTAGGTGATGAAATATACGCCCGCCCCGATAAAGATCGAATCGGAACGTTCGCCGAGTTCATTGCCCTAAGTGAGGACGACACTGCCATGAAGCCCCGGAACCTTACGATGGAAGAGGCCGCTTCGATTCCACTGGTCGGTCTCACCGCCTGGCAGGCATTAGTTGAAAAAGCGGACCTGAAGAAAGGCCAGAACGTGTTTATTCAGGCTGGTTCGGGTGGCGTAGGCACGTTTGCCATTCAGCTGGCCAAGCATCTGGGTGCTACGGTAGCCACGACAACGAGTGCCGACAATCGCGAGCTGGTAAAAAGTCTGGGGGCGGATGTAGTCATTGATTACAGGAAGGAAAATTTTGAAACCATACTGCATGATTACGATGTGGTTCTGAACAGTCAAGACCAGAAGACACTCGAAAAATCACTCCGCATCTTAAAACCGGGGGGAAAACTCATTTCTATTTCGGGTCCTCCTGATCCTGCTTTCGCCAGCGAGATTGGCCTGAACTGGTTACTAAAAACCGTGTTGTTCTTCTTGAGCTACAGCACCCGAAAAAAAGCAAAACGGTACGGGGTAGACTATTCGTTTCTCTTCATGAAAGCGAGCGGCAGCCAGCTAACCAAAATTACTTCGTTGATCGAATCCGGGATCATACGACCTGTAGTCGATAAACTATTTCCGTTTAAGTCGACCAACGACGCGTTAGCCTATGTTGAAAGCGGACGCGCGAAAGGTAAGGTTGTTGTCCAGGTGAAGTAA
- a CDS encoding FAD:protein FMN transferase — protein MKYVFVLALLLLGFNADAQILRKRTVKLMGSRFDITIVAADSLTAEQAIDTVIAEVTRIENLISDWKADTQISQVNQNAGIAPVRVDPEVFALTERALHFSIITNGAFDISFAAMDRIWKFDGSMTEMPSPQAIKKSVEKVGYKHIVLDRVHSTIFLSRKGMKIGFGALGEGYAADRCRTMMLARGIKAGIVNGSGDMSTWGRQTNGRDWTIGITNPLHKDTVFAVVPLRQPAVVTSGSYEKFVVFNGKRYAHIINPRTGYPATGVSSVTVFGPSAETANGFSTSLMVLGKDAGLKLIRKYPQYSYIMITDDGQIRSSPRLIAKRLRIR, from the coding sequence ATGAAATACGTATTCGTACTCGCTCTACTTTTACTGGGATTCAACGCCGATGCCCAGATACTACGAAAAAGAACGGTTAAGTTGATGGGTAGCCGGTTCGACATTACCATCGTTGCCGCGGACTCCCTAACGGCTGAACAGGCGATCGATACGGTCATTGCCGAAGTGACGCGGATCGAGAACCTGATCTCGGACTGGAAAGCCGATACCCAAATTTCGCAGGTTAACCAGAATGCCGGTATTGCTCCCGTACGGGTTGATCCCGAAGTATTCGCGTTAACGGAGCGGGCTCTTCATTTCTCTATCATCACGAACGGGGCTTTCGATATCAGCTTTGCCGCGATGGATCGTATCTGGAAATTCGATGGCTCAATGACGGAAATGCCAAGCCCGCAGGCCATAAAAAAATCAGTGGAGAAAGTGGGGTACAAACACATTGTGCTGGACCGCGTGCATTCGACCATTTTTCTGTCGCGGAAGGGGATGAAGATTGGTTTTGGCGCGCTGGGGGAGGGGTATGCCGCCGACCGCTGCCGCACCATGATGTTGGCGCGGGGTATCAAGGCCGGTATTGTCAACGGGTCGGGCGATATGAGTACCTGGGGCAGACAAACCAACGGGCGTGACTGGACCATCGGCATCACCAATCCACTGCACAAGGACACGGTCTTTGCAGTTGTGCCGTTGCGGCAACCTGCCGTTGTGACTTCCGGAAGTTACGAGAAGTTTGTGGTGTTCAATGGTAAGCGATATGCCCACATCATCAATCCCCGAACGGGTTATCCGGCTACGGGTGTGAGCAGTGTAACGGTCTTTGGTCCCAGCGCTGAAACGGCCAATGGATTCAGTACCTCACTGATGGTGTTGGGCAAGGACGCCGGACTGAAACTGATCCGGAAATACCCCCAATACAGCTACATCATGATCACCGATGATGGGCAGATTCGTTCGTCTCCTCGTCTGATTGCTAAACGTTTGCGCATCCGCTAA